The Raphanus sativus cultivar WK10039 chromosome 6, ASM80110v3, whole genome shotgun sequence sequence TTGTCTCCTTTACTTCTTCTGCATCaccaccttcttcctcttccccttcccctccatcatcatcaccactaTCACCGTCTTCATTGTTTCCATTGCCTTCCTCTGCATCAACAACCTCGTCTCCGTTCTCTTTAACATCACCCTTCAAGGCAGCCACCTGCAGTTTCATACCCCAGTttaatcaaaacaaacaaataatattctTAACTGGGCTGAAAAATGCTGAACTGGGTCATgggctttcttcttcttttagcACTAAAAAGATTATCTAGAAGCAGCATAATATATGGAATATAcctttttgatatttattagaCCCCACAATGTATATATTTCTCTAATAATTTATCTTCATATATTCTGCTCATTAAAGCAACCGTCCTCAACTAATATAGCTATTATAATACACCCTCccaatattaaattaattttatttattttttccaacCACCCATTCCAACGCTTGAAGTCGGTCAAGATAGTTTTGTACATACAGTTTTCATTTTGTGTGAAACGATAAATACATGAACCCATCATATACAAGAAATTATCGTTTTCATcaaatcaattatttatttgattttaaaccaagtaaatatatttatttaatttatcaaaaaaagttGGTTCATTGCGACCGAGAATACTTAAATCCTTTTATAGAACTATAAAAAAtccagttacaaaaaaacaaactataaaaaattttgttaataagtAACAGAAATGTAAAAAAGTTCGgtaaagacagagagagagacttgCCTGAGAGAGGAGCTCTAGTATAGAGGAAAGCACAGTAGCCGTTAGAGCCGAAGCGGTGAGCATTAGCACCGAAGCGCTATCAAGCACTAAGGACATCCTCAAACCTTGTTCCTCCCACTCCATTATGTTATGTCCCTTTTTTGTTAGCTAGCTCTGTTGTTTAATGAAATCGTTAGATCTGTCAGTAACATAACATAAATGTAGAAAGAGTATGCCTGGAACAATTATAACacagagaggagagagaaacacaaaagttctggaatttttcaaaacatacAAAACAGAACAtgttaacagaaaaaaaacatttaagttcaaaacaagaaacagagacaacGAGGGGAAGAACGTACCggaagaaaaaggaaagagagactAGAAGAGATAAGCTCTGTTCATGAATGAAAGAGTGTTTTGAGATTTGTGTGATCAATGAAGGGTTTTCAGAAACTCAGatatagagagaagagagagagtgtgcgAACCTGCCCGTAGTTGTTACTACGTATCCTCCGGGCACAACGGGCAGGAAACTCTTATGTGATTCATCTTCAAGTTGACATGCCCGAACCTGCCACGTAAGCCAAACAAGTGTGGGTTCTCTCTGTTATGTCATTCATATTATGCCGACCAAGATCTTCTCTTGTATGTATCTCTCTATCTATAACTAAATGTATTATAATCTTAGTCAATTggttaagaaaactagaaaagcTTTTTTGTAACGAAAGGAACatattctcttcttcttcatcttcactttctttctttttaattgttCTCAGTTCCAAttactttctctctttgattctttcCCAAAAAAACATCTCCATCGTTCATATTATCCTTCTCCTTTAACCAACCATGATCACACATGCCATGTCGTCATATTCTGATCCTCAATGATGATGGAACTTACATAGCATTATAACAAATAAAGCAATAAAGAGTAAACCTTTTTGTTGGTTTCCCTCAAAAACAAGCCATACCTAAATCTCTACGGTTTGGTGTTGTTCAGTAAGTATTCTACAGTGTGGCTCTAAGTTAGATCACCAGTAGTCCCGGCAAGAACAAAACCCATTTTTGAAATGGTGAAACCTTGTAGTGTCTCTCACTATTATCTCCCTTCCCACAAGCTTGGAGATATACTTTATAGCCGTATGGCAATCATTACACACTCTGAGATTCTTCATGATCCTTAACGTGGTTTTATCCGGTGTGCTGATTAGCCCAAAAGCTATTGCCAGTTTCTCACTGTGGTGCCTCAGAATCTGCTCTTTAACCTCTTCTTCCAGGTCGTGTAGTACAGAAGCAGTGTCTGGAATATGACCCATTTTCTTGATCTCGTCCCATAATTTCTTCATGGTTATGTAGATCTCCTTCTTCTGTGGATGTATCCCATCTTCGACTCCAAAGACATGGACTTTATGCTTCACTTCAATCCAGCTAAAACCTTGTTCCTTTTTCACTCTCCCATCTTTCATGGACTTTCTTATCTTCGCAGCTTCGTCCCATTTACCACAAGCTGAGTATAAGTTAGCCAAGGCTGAGTATGCTCCGCTGTTCTCTGGCTCGATTAGAAGCAATCTCTCTGCTGCGATTTTCCCAAGATCAACGTTTTTGTGAACCCTGCAAGCAGAAAGCAGTGAGCCCCACGTCACTACATCCGCCTCAACCGGCATCTTTTCGATGAACTCATACGCTTCCTGCAATAAACCAGCACGTCCAAACAGGTCCACCATACAAGCGTAGTGGCTAAGAGTAGGTTTAATCTTATCCACGTTCTTCATCATGTCGAAGTACTGACGCCCTTCTTTGACCAAACCAGCGTGAATACAAGCGGAGAAAACACCAACATACGTTATGTGATCAGGTCTTAGTCTTTCCGTCAGCATTGTCTCAAAGAGCTCAAGTGCTTCCTCTGCGTGACCGTGCTGTCCCAAAGCGATAATCATAGACGTCCAAGATACTGTATCCCTTTCGCAGCGTATCAACTCAAACGCCCGCCTTGCAGATGTAATGCTACCTGCCTTCGCATACATCGTTATCAACGCATTGCTCACAGAAACCGAATACACTTCCCCTGACTTCACAGCACTCCCATGGATCTGCTTTCCGTGACCCAATGATGCTAAGCTTGAAGCTACACTTAACATTGCTGCAAGCGTGTAGCTGTTTGGTCTCTGCCCTTCTCCAACCATTGACCTGAAAAGGTTTATAGCTTCGCCATACAAACCGTGTTGCTCGTATCCGACAATCATAGCGGTCCACGCAACTACATCACGATCTTTCAACGAATCAAATATAACCTTAGCTTGGTTCATATCTCCAAGCTTGATGTACCCATCAAGCAAAGCTGTAAAACCTTCGATCTTGAGATCAGCGGTGCCTCTCTGTTCAATGAGTCTTCTCGCAGTCCCAACCCCTCCACACCTCGAGTACATAGAGATCATAGCGTTTAACACAATACCAGAGACATCAAATCCTGTTGCAACAATACGAGAATGAATCTGCTTCCCAACAGAAAGTTTCTCAAGATTGGCACAAGCAGATAAAACACTCGACAGAGTGAACCTATCCGGCGGCAACAGAGACTCTCTCATCATCTTTGAAAACATATCCAAAGCTCTGAGATCATACCCTCGCTGATTGTAACCAGCGATCATAGAGTTCCAAGTGACGATATCTCGCTCAGCCATCTGCTCGAACTGTGCCGTAGCAAGCTCAACCTGACCAACCTGCATGTGCAACGCAATCATAGCGTTCCAGCTCGATACGTCTCTAACCACCATTCTATCAAAAACAACTCTTGCCATCACTGGATCACCACATTTCGCATACATACTAAGCAGCGAGTTCGAAACCGACACGTTACTGGAAAGACCAAGCTCGACGATGAAAGTATGAACCTTTCTACCTGTTCCCAAACACCCAGTTGCAGAGACCGACGCAAGAACATTCGTGAGCGTGAACTGCGTCGGTTCAACACCTTCCTTCATCATCTCCCCCATAGTTCTCACAGCGTTTCGATACTGACCAATCTTCTTGAACCCTACGATCATCGTGGTCCACGAGACAGAGTCCTTAAGAGGCATTCGATCGAAGAACGCAGATGTGGAGTCCATGTCTCCTTGTTTCCCGTAGGCAGAGAGAACTGTGTTCCATGAGAAAGCAGTTCTCAgaggcatttcgtcgaacagtTTGCGTGCGTGGAGAGCGTAGCCGGTTTTTGAGTAGGCGTTCATTAGATTGTTGATGAGGTAGACGCTGAAGAAGAGACCCGATTTGATGACGCGGCAATGGACCAGTTGAGCTGTGAAACGAGCATTATTGGACTTGGGAGGGCTTTGCAGGAGATTAGTGCAGAGTTCTAAGAGAGTATGTGACGAAGGTGGAACAGGAGCATCCATCACTGGGAAGCTGACAGAGTTATAAACGTACAACTTTCAGACAATCTCTAAAGGTGACAACTTTGCGTTTAAAATGTTGAACTATGGgggtaaataaaaattaaacagttTTATAAAGAGTGAGTGAAATTTGGGGAAaattcccgaaaaatacacagaccgaatttcttttgctaaaataatacacgaactttttacgTTCCCCAATTAATACACAGACTAAATTTGGTTACCTGTTAAATACATCAACTTTTGAAATTCATAAGTTTTATATCTCAGATTTAACAGTGTTAACTCTTGTTAACAGAGAATTAAGACGACGTTAAAGAGTTAACTGAGCACATGATATGTCTGGTTAACGAGCATTGTTAACCAGAGTTAACACTGTTAAATCTTTAACGTCGTCTTATGTCGAAAGACATATCACGTGCTCAGTTAACTCTTTAACATCGTCTTAATTCTCGGTTAACCAgagttaatatttttaatctgaAGTGTAAAACCTacgaattttaaaaattgatgtATTTAACGGGTAACCAAATTTAGTCTGTGCATTAATTGGGAAAcgtaaaaagttcgtgtattattttagcaaaaaaaaatcaatctgcGTATTTTTCAGGAATTTTTCCGTGAAATTTGCCTTCAAAATTCTAACACTTAATGATTTTCTTGAACAAAGAAAAATGATTTCTTTGTCATCAATAGTT is a genomic window containing:
- the LOC108812500 gene encoding pentatricopeptide repeat-containing protein At2g22070 produces the protein MDAPVPPSSHTLLELCTNLLQSPPKSNNARFTAQLVHCRVIKSGLFFSVYLINNLMNAYSKTGYALHARKLFDEMPLRTAFSWNTVLSAYGKQGDMDSTSAFFDRMPLKDSVSWTTMIVGFKKIGQYRNAVRTMGEMMKEGVEPTQFTLTNVLASVSATGCLGTGRKVHTFIVELGLSSNVSVSNSLLSMYAKCGDPVMARVVFDRMVVRDVSSWNAMIALHMQVGQVELATAQFEQMAERDIVTWNSMIAGYNQRGYDLRALDMFSKMMRESLLPPDRFTLSSVLSACANLEKLSVGKQIHSRIVATGFDVSGIVLNAMISMYSRCGGVGTARRLIEQRGTADLKIEGFTALLDGYIKLGDMNQAKVIFDSLKDRDVVAWTAMIVGYEQHGLYGEAINLFRSMVGEGQRPNSYTLAAMLSVASSLASLGHGKQIHGSAVKSGEVYSVSVSNALITMYAKAGSITSARRAFELIRCERDTVSWTSMIIALGQHGHAEEALELFETMLTERLRPDHITYVGVFSACIHAGLVKEGRQYFDMMKNVDKIKPTLSHYACMVDLFGRAGLLQEAYEFIEKMPVEADVVTWGSLLSACRVHKNVDLGKIAAERLLLIEPENSGAYSALANLYSACGKWDEAAKIRKSMKDGRVKKEQGFSWIEVKHKVHVFGVEDGIHPQKKEIYITMKKLWDEIKKMGHIPDTASVLHDLEEEVKEQILRHHSEKLAIAFGLISTPDKTTLRIMKNLRVCNDCHTAIKYISKLVGREIIVRDTTRFHHFKNGFCSCRDYW
- the LOC130496049 gene encoding uncharacterized protein LOC130496049, which codes for MEWEEQGLRMSLVLDSASVLMLTASALTATVLSSILELLLQVAALKGDVKENGDEVVDAEEGNGNNEDGDSGDDDGGEGEEEEGGDAEEVKETKKGSASGPGENGEAGDDDDDEPEQGDDGDDDDDNGNNDDDDDEEEEDEDGGEEDEEEVEEEEEEEEEDEEEEALQPPKKRKK